Proteins encoded in a region of the Prunus persica cultivar Lovell chromosome G4, Prunus_persica_NCBIv2, whole genome shotgun sequence genome:
- the LOC18780689 gene encoding uncharacterized protein LOC18780689 → MSSSYVPFLLLLLILCGHTHGRFISDTQSASQDLISDGVHHHLSHIPRSYLTLNPFSVDAESTCDQTYGFLPCTTTVLGNLFLILVYGYLMYLAATYLSNGSELLLEILGPGIIGGLFLPILGALPDAMLILVSGLSGTTETAQSQVSVGMGLLAGSTVMLLTVIWGSCILVGKCDIENSIAIDNKDTKGLSLTGSGVSTDIWTSYAARIMAISVIPFLIVQLPQLLNSTSGRHLAVLISLIVSVVLLVSYCLYQVFQPWIQRRKIAYAKHKHVISGLLQHLTNQERLLTVDGEPDEEIIKKLFKTIDQDSDGYLSFSELRALIVGIRFDEIELDKNDAVNKVMKDFDTSHDSRISVDEFWVGVSKWLKEAKRAGNANSDPGHRTMKFLSDFHSRTKEEHALLGAGDQSDEVVEGAENPKWTSLKAGLMLLVGTLIAAAFADPLVDAVDNFSDATSIPTFFISFIALPLATNSSEAVSAIIFASRKKIRTASLTFSELYGAVTMNNILCLSVFLALVYIRGLSWDFSAEVLVILIVCVVMGILGSLRTNYPLWTCSIAFLLYPFSLALVYVLDYVLGWS, encoded by the exons ATGTCGTCTTCTTACGTccccttcctcctcctcctcctgatCCTCTGCGGCCACACCCACGGCCGCTTCATATCTGACACCCAATCCGCGTCTCAAGATCTGATCTCCGATGGCGTCCACCACCACTTGTCCCACATCCCCAGATCCTACCTCACTCTCAACCCCTTCTCGGTGGATGCGGAGTCCACGTGTGACCAGACCTACGGGTTCTTGCCCTGCACCACCACCGTGCTTGGGAATCTGTTCCTGATCCTGGTGTACGGATATTTGATGTACTTGGCCGCCACCTACCTCTCCAATGGCAGCGAGCTGTTGCTCGAGATTCTCGGCCCCGGTATCATTGGAGGCTTGTTTCTCCCCATCCTCGGGGCTCTTCCTGACGCCATGCTCATTCTCG TATCTGGACTTTCCGGGACTACAGAAACTGCTCAAAGTCAGGTCTCTGTTGGAATGGGGTTGCTAGCTGGGTCCACTGTAATGCTTCTTACGGTAATATGGGGTTCCTGTATTCTTGTTGGCAAGTGCGATATTGAGAATTCTATTGCCATAGATAACAAAGATACAAAAGGGCTTAGCTTAACTG GATCTGGTGTCAGTACTGATATCTGGACTAGCTATGCTGCAAGGATTATGGCTATATCTGTCATCCCATTTCTTATTGTTCAATTACCGCAGCTGCTCAATTCAACCTCGGGTAGACACTTGGCagttttgatttcactcaTCGTCTCTGTGGTACTATTGGTTTCATATTGCCTGTATCAG GTGTTTCAGCCTTGGATCCAGAGGAGAAAAATTGCTTATGCGAAGCATAAGCATGTTATATCAGGACTCTTACAACATCTGACGAACCAAGAAAGGCTCCTTACAGTTGATGGTGAACCTGatgaagaaattataaaaaa GCTGTTTAAGACAATCGATCAGGACAGTGATGGatatctttcattttctgaattaAGAGCACTGATTGTAGGAATCCGGTTTGATGAAATAGAGTTGGATAAGAATGATGCTGTGAACAAAGTGATGAAAGATTTTGACACTTCTCATGATTCCAGGATCAGTGTTGATGAGTTCTGGGTTGGTGTCTCAAAATGGCTTAAGGAGGCAAAGCGTGCAGGAAATGCGAATTCTGACCCTGGCCATCGCACGATGAAATTTTTATCTGACTTTCACTCG CGGACAAAGGAAGAGCACGCTCTTTTGGGGGCTGGTGATCAAAGTGATGAGGTTGTCGAGGGTGCTGAAAATCCTAAGTGGACCTCCCTCAAAGCGGGATTAATGTTGTTGGTAGGAACTCTTATTGCAGCTGCATTTGCAGATCCCTTGGTGGATGCTGTTGATAATTTCTCAGATGCCACAAGCATTCCAACTTTCTTCATCTCATTCATTGCACTACCTCTGGCTACTAATTCTAGTGAGGCCGTATCAGCGATAATCTTTGCTAGCCGCAAAAAGATAAGGACTGCCTCCTTGACATTTTCTGAG TTGTATGGTGCAGTTACCATGAATAACATCCTCTGCCTGTCGGTATTTTTGGCCCTGGTTTACATTAGAGGACTATCGTGGGACTTCTCAGCGGAAGTCCTGGTCATTCTCATCGTTTGCGTTGTGATGGGTATTTTAGGCAGTTTACGCACCAACTACCCTCTCTGGACTTGTTCAATTGCTTTCCTACTTTACCCCTTCTCCCTGGCGCTGGTATATGTTCTGGATTATGTTTTAGGCTGGTCATAG